From a single Lolium rigidum isolate FL_2022 chromosome 7, APGP_CSIRO_Lrig_0.1, whole genome shotgun sequence genomic region:
- the LOC124677296 gene encoding two-component response regulator ORR5-like — translation MMSCKGLGGEGSATAAAALPHVLAVDDSSVDRAVISGILRSSKFRVTAVDSGKRALELLGSEANVSMIITDYWMPEMTGYELLKKVKESSKLKGIPVVIMSSENVPTRITRCMEEGAEDFLLKPVQPSDVSRLCNRVLR, via the exons ATGATGAGCTGCAAGGGCCTTGGCGGCGAGGggagcgcgacggcggcggcggcgctgccgcaCGTCCTTGCTGTGGACGACAGCTCGGTGGACCGCGCCGTCATCTCCGGCATCCTCCGGAGCTCCAAGTTTCGCG TGACCGCCGTGGACAGCGGGAAGAGGGCGCTCGAGCTTCTCGGCTCC GAGGCGAATGTGAGCATGATAATCACAGACTACTGGATGCCGGAGATGACAGGCTACGAGCTCCTCAAGAAGGTCAAG GAGTCGTCCAAGCTCAAGGGGATCCCCGTGGTGATCATGTCCTCGGAGAACGTGCCTACAAGGATCACCAG GTGCATGGAGGAAGGAGCGGAGGACTTCCTGCTGAAGCCCGTTCAGCCGTCTGATGTATCGCGTCTCTGCAATCGCGTCCTCCGTTGA